One region of Clavibacter michiganensis subsp. tessellarius genomic DNA includes:
- a CDS encoding cysteine desulfurase family protein, producing the protein MTVYLDHAATTPMRPEAIAALAGALTLVGNPSSIHSHGQEARRVLEQAREDIARALDADPVEVVLTSGGTESVNLGIKGLHGARVAADPRRTRILVPDGEHHATVDTVEWLERRGAVVERLPIDALGRIRVDAVAAALAADPGSVALLTFLAASNEVGTIQPVEELAALAAAHGVPVHVDAVAALGHMPVPFRRWRDAGVSAVSVSAHKVGGPVGSGALVLARTATVDAQIHGGGQQRQVRSGTQDAASAVAFAAAVTLAVRELDAERMRLAALRDRLVATALRDVPGAVLRGDPDPAGRLPGNAHLTFAGCQGDSLLLLLDMAGVSVSTGSACQAGVPEVSHVLLGMGIPEDEARGALRFTLGRTTTDADVDALLAALPDAVARASRAGLAGRAARRLTG; encoded by the coding sequence ATGACGGTCTACCTCGACCACGCCGCGACGACCCCCATGCGGCCGGAGGCGATCGCGGCGCTCGCCGGGGCGCTGACCCTGGTGGGGAACCCGTCCTCCATCCACTCGCACGGCCAGGAGGCCCGACGGGTGCTCGAGCAGGCGCGCGAGGACATCGCCCGCGCGCTCGACGCCGACCCGGTCGAGGTCGTCCTCACCTCCGGCGGCACCGAGTCGGTCAACCTCGGCATCAAGGGGCTGCACGGGGCCCGGGTCGCCGCGGACCCCCGGCGCACCCGGATCCTCGTGCCCGACGGCGAGCACCACGCCACCGTCGACACGGTCGAGTGGCTCGAGCGCCGCGGCGCCGTCGTCGAGCGGCTGCCCATCGACGCGCTCGGGCGCATCCGGGTCGACGCCGTCGCCGCCGCGCTCGCCGCCGACCCCGGATCCGTCGCCCTCCTCACCTTCCTCGCGGCCAGCAACGAGGTCGGCACGATCCAGCCCGTGGAGGAGCTCGCGGCGCTCGCCGCGGCCCACGGGGTGCCCGTGCACGTCGACGCGGTCGCGGCGCTCGGCCACATGCCCGTGCCGTTCCGCCGCTGGCGCGACGCGGGCGTCTCCGCGGTCAGCGTCTCGGCGCACAAGGTCGGCGGTCCCGTCGGCAGCGGCGCGCTCGTGCTCGCGCGGACCGCGACGGTGGACGCGCAGATCCACGGCGGCGGCCAGCAGCGCCAGGTGCGCTCGGGCACGCAGGACGCGGCGTCGGCCGTCGCGTTCGCGGCGGCCGTGACGCTCGCGGTCCGGGAGCTCGACGCCGAGCGGATGCGCCTGGCCGCCCTCCGCGACCGCCTCGTCGCGACCGCGCTCCGCGACGTGCCGGGCGCCGTCCTCCGCGGGGACCCGGATCCCGCGGGCCGCCTCCCCGGCAACGCGCACCTCACCTTCGCCGGCTGCCAGGGCGACTCGCTCCTCCTCCTGCTCGACATGGCGGGCGTCTCGGTGAGCACGGGATCCGCGTGCCAGGCCGGCGTCCCCGAGGTCTCGCACGTGCTCCTCGGCATGGGCATCCCGGAGGACGAGGCCCGGGGCGCCCTCCGCTTCACCCTCGGCCGCACCACGACCGACGCGGACGTCGACGCGCTCCTCGCGGCGCTGCCGGACGCCGTCGCGCGCGCCTCCCGGGCGGGCCTCGCGGGACGCGCGGCGCGTAGGCTCACGGGGTGA
- the mnmA gene encoding tRNA 2-thiouridine(34) synthase MnmA: MKILAAMSGGVDSAVAAARAVEAGHDVTGVHLALSRMPGTLRTGSRGCCTIEDSMDARRAADLLGIPFYVWDFSERFAADVVDDFVAEYQAGRTPNPCMRCNERIKFAALLEKALDLGFDAVCTGHYADVLEGPDGRPELHRAAAWAKDQSYVLGVLTAEQIAHSYFPLGSTPSKAEVRAEAAARGIQVAQKPDSHDICFIPDGDTRGWLADRVGAEPGEILDGQGAVVGTHAGAAAFTVGQRKGLAIGTPAPDGRPRFVLEIRPKDNTVVVGPQEALAIREIAGSSFTWAGTPPTRPDQAFDCDVQIRAHADPVPASARVSGVDGIIELVITPREHLIGVAPGQTAVVYAGTRVLGQVTIDRTVSAVDDARPPMRDAALVGADAGERRA; encoded by the coding sequence GTGAAGATCCTCGCAGCGATGAGTGGCGGAGTCGACTCCGCCGTGGCCGCCGCCCGCGCCGTCGAGGCCGGGCACGACGTGACGGGCGTGCACCTCGCGCTCAGCCGCATGCCGGGCACGCTCCGCACCGGATCCCGCGGCTGCTGCACCATCGAGGACTCGATGGACGCCCGCCGGGCGGCCGACCTCCTGGGCATCCCGTTCTACGTGTGGGACTTCTCCGAGCGCTTCGCCGCCGACGTGGTCGACGACTTCGTGGCCGAGTACCAGGCCGGCCGCACCCCGAACCCGTGCATGCGCTGCAACGAGCGGATCAAGTTCGCCGCGCTCCTCGAGAAGGCGCTCGACCTCGGCTTCGACGCCGTGTGCACCGGCCACTACGCGGACGTGCTGGAGGGGCCCGACGGGCGGCCCGAGCTGCACCGCGCGGCAGCGTGGGCCAAGGACCAGTCGTACGTGCTGGGCGTGCTCACGGCCGAGCAGATCGCGCACTCCTACTTCCCGCTGGGATCCACGCCCTCCAAGGCCGAGGTGCGCGCCGAGGCCGCCGCCCGCGGGATCCAGGTGGCGCAGAAGCCCGACAGCCACGACATCTGCTTCATCCCGGACGGAGACACGCGCGGCTGGCTCGCCGACCGCGTGGGCGCCGAGCCCGGCGAGATCCTCGACGGCCAGGGCGCGGTGGTCGGCACGCACGCCGGCGCCGCGGCCTTCACGGTCGGGCAGCGCAAGGGCCTCGCGATCGGCACCCCCGCGCCCGACGGCCGCCCGCGGTTCGTGCTGGAGATCCGGCCCAAGGACAACACGGTGGTCGTCGGCCCGCAGGAGGCGCTCGCCATCCGCGAGATCGCCGGGTCGTCGTTCACCTGGGCGGGCACGCCGCCGACGCGGCCGGACCAGGCGTTCGACTGCGACGTGCAGATCCGCGCCCACGCCGACCCGGTGCCGGCCAGCGCCCGGGTGTCGGGGGTCGACGGCATCATCGAGCTCGTGATCACCCCTCGCGAGCACCTCATCGGCGTGGCCCCCGGGCAGACCGCCGTCGTCTACGCCGGCACGCGCGTGCTCGGCCAGGTCACCATCGACCGCACGGTGAGCGCCGTCGACGACGCCCGCCCGCCGATGCGCGACGCCGCCCTCGTCGGCGCGGACGCGGGGGAGCGGCGCGCGTGA
- the ligA gene encoding NAD-dependent DNA ligase LigA, whose translation MSDTASASPAADDAVPASTPADLEAAAARVDALRTEIERHRDEYYASNASTVSDAEYDALVHELEELEQAHPTLRSQDSPTQTVGGRAETTLFAPVTHAERMLSLDNVFSEEELAEWAAKVERDAGSGRVRYLSELKIDGLAINLRYEHGVLVTAATRGDGVVGEDVTQNVLTMGTVPARLAGSGHPPLVEVRGEIFFPVAEFDELNAQQLAAGERVFANPRNAAAGSLRQKEEGKTPARLELMKARIRRLRMLVHGIGAWPVRELERDAHVSAQSEVYGLLAGWGLPISTHFRVFDDVADVTAFVRRHGAARAEVEHQIDGIVIKVDDLGLHEELGATSRAPRWATAYKYPPEEVNTTLLDIVVSVGRTGRATPFAVMEKVEVAGSEVRQATLHNQQVVKAKGVLIGDTVVLRKAGDVIPEVLGPVVELRDGTEREFVMPTLCPECQTPLKPAKEGDIDLRCPNARSCPAQVRGRVEHVASRGALDIEGLGEVAAAALTQPLEPEDPPLETEAGLFELTMADLVPITVVVRDAETGMVKVDEKTGEAKRVTPFRRKRVQKRDGAFDPAEPWGDELSVPSKSAEVLLENLEKAKTQDLWRILVALSIRHVGPVAARALAGWFGSLDAIRAASREELAAVDGVGGIIADALLDWFEVDWHREIVERWERAGVVTAVPGHPGPGAAAAAGGVLAGLTVVATGSLEGYTREGALEAIMAAGGKAGSSVSKKTHYVAAGPGAGSKLGKAEALGVRIIDAAEFRLLVEQGPDAIALPEPEADADPEGEVGPDAGAAPDAETASEAAGTAGAEPATEDDAAAPTS comes from the coding sequence GTGAGCGACACCGCCAGCGCCTCGCCCGCCGCGGACGACGCCGTCCCCGCCAGCACGCCCGCCGACCTCGAGGCGGCGGCCGCGCGCGTCGACGCGCTCCGCACCGAGATCGAGCGCCACCGCGACGAGTACTACGCGTCGAACGCGAGCACCGTGAGCGACGCCGAGTACGACGCGCTCGTGCACGAGCTCGAGGAGCTCGAGCAGGCGCACCCGACGCTGCGCAGCCAGGACAGCCCCACGCAGACGGTCGGCGGCCGCGCCGAGACCACCCTCTTCGCGCCCGTCACGCACGCCGAGCGCATGCTCAGCCTCGACAACGTCTTCAGCGAGGAGGAGCTCGCCGAGTGGGCGGCCAAGGTCGAGCGCGACGCGGGGAGCGGCCGGGTCCGGTACCTCAGCGAGCTCAAGATCGACGGCCTCGCCATCAACCTGCGCTACGAGCACGGCGTGCTCGTCACGGCGGCGACCCGCGGCGACGGCGTCGTGGGCGAGGACGTCACGCAGAACGTGCTCACCATGGGCACCGTCCCCGCGCGGCTCGCCGGATCCGGGCATCCGCCGCTCGTCGAGGTGCGCGGCGAGATCTTCTTCCCCGTCGCCGAGTTCGACGAGCTCAACGCGCAGCAGCTGGCCGCGGGCGAGCGCGTCTTCGCGAACCCGCGCAACGCCGCCGCCGGATCCCTGCGGCAGAAGGAGGAGGGCAAGACCCCCGCGCGCCTCGAGCTCATGAAGGCCCGCATCCGCCGCCTCCGCATGCTCGTGCACGGCATCGGCGCGTGGCCCGTCCGGGAGCTCGAGCGCGACGCCCACGTCTCCGCGCAGTCCGAGGTCTACGGGCTGCTCGCGGGCTGGGGGCTCCCCATCTCCACGCACTTCCGCGTGTTCGACGACGTCGCCGACGTCACCGCGTTCGTGCGCCGCCACGGCGCGGCCCGCGCCGAGGTCGAGCACCAGATCGACGGCATCGTCATCAAGGTCGACGACCTCGGGCTCCACGAGGAGCTCGGCGCCACCAGCCGCGCGCCGCGCTGGGCCACCGCCTACAAGTACCCGCCCGAGGAGGTCAACACGACCCTCCTCGACATCGTCGTCAGCGTCGGCCGCACGGGCCGCGCCACGCCGTTCGCGGTCATGGAGAAGGTCGAGGTCGCCGGATCCGAGGTGCGCCAGGCCACGTTGCACAACCAGCAGGTCGTGAAGGCCAAGGGCGTGCTCATCGGCGACACGGTCGTGCTCCGCAAGGCCGGCGACGTCATCCCCGAGGTGCTCGGCCCGGTCGTGGAGCTCCGCGACGGCACCGAGCGCGAGTTCGTCATGCCCACGCTCTGCCCCGAGTGCCAGACGCCGCTGAAGCCCGCGAAGGAGGGCGACATCGACCTCCGCTGCCCGAACGCGCGCAGCTGCCCGGCCCAGGTCCGCGGGCGCGTCGAGCACGTCGCCTCCCGCGGCGCGCTCGACATCGAGGGCCTCGGCGAGGTCGCCGCCGCCGCGCTCACGCAGCCGCTCGAGCCCGAGGACCCGCCGCTGGAGACCGAGGCCGGCCTCTTCGAGCTGACGATGGCCGACCTCGTGCCCATCACGGTCGTCGTGCGCGACGCCGAGACCGGCATGGTCAAGGTCGACGAGAAGACGGGCGAGGCCAAGCGCGTCACGCCGTTCCGCCGCAAGCGCGTGCAGAAGCGCGACGGCGCGTTCGACCCGGCCGAGCCGTGGGGCGACGAGCTGTCGGTTCCCTCGAAGTCGGCCGAGGTGCTGCTCGAGAACCTCGAGAAGGCGAAGACCCAGGACCTGTGGCGCATCCTCGTGGCGCTGAGCATCCGCCACGTCGGCCCGGTCGCCGCGCGGGCGCTGGCCGGCTGGTTCGGCTCGCTCGACGCCATCCGCGCCGCCAGCCGCGAGGAGCTCGCCGCGGTCGACGGCGTGGGCGGCATCATCGCCGACGCGCTCCTCGACTGGTTCGAGGTCGACTGGCACCGCGAGATCGTCGAGCGCTGGGAGCGGGCGGGCGTCGTCACGGCCGTCCCCGGGCATCCGGGTCCGGGCGCCGCGGCGGCCGCGGGCGGCGTGCTCGCCGGCCTCACGGTCGTGGCCACGGGATCGCTCGAGGGCTACACCCGCGAGGGTGCGCTCGAGGCCATCATGGCGGCGGGCGGCAAGGCCGGATCCAGCGTCAGCAAGAAGACGCACTACGTGGCCGCGGGGCCCGGCGCGGGATCCAAGCTCGGCAAGGCCGAGGCGCTCGGCGTGCGGATCATCGACGCGGCCGAGTTCCGCCTCCTCGTGGAGCAGGGGCCGGACGCCATCGCGCTGCCGGAGCCGGAGGCCGACGCGGACCCCGAGGGCGAGGTCGGGCCCGACGCGGGTGCCGCTCCCGACGCCGAGACCGCGTCCGAGGCCGCGGGCACCGCAGGCGCGGAGCCCGCCACCGAGGACGACGCCGCCGCCCCCACGAGCTGA
- a CDS encoding alpha/beta hydrolase: protein MSARVLALLITAALAVGLVGAVGVPPAAASPPAASPPAASPPAASPPAAATTAAATTAAATAGGAHVVPASALLAVPDAADPTLAARTPPSPRVLELLRHGRGSDPALRGMPPVALLAALPALDDAELRRLARTTPDLLHDLVRLPPTASTVRAWWDALAPDDRDGLAAAVPELVGNLEGLPVDVRDAANRRHLAERGRHLHATARSTPGRGAQQAIGRDLRLLAEVRAALEPGAGPDRALLALDTRWPGRAAVVTGDLQAAAYVDVVVPGMLYGVSERLVDWTEVAARLQDQQTRLLGGPGRAGGVATIAWLGYRTPDLTGIGSLALAEEGAVRLEAAIQGIRGMRPDAPPHVTVIAHSYGSTAALIALSSGRASADALALVGSPGGVVRDVSELSVPADRVYVGEAPWDPVVGSSWFGTDPGSPGFGARPFGVRGTGAASGVSADGALAGVAGHNGYFDRGTESFRNLALIGIDRPVLDAVATDASGREGPR, encoded by the coding sequence GTGTCCGCTCGCGTCCTCGCGCTGCTGATCACCGCGGCCCTCGCCGTCGGCCTGGTCGGCGCCGTCGGCGTCCCCCCGGCGGCCGCGTCGCCGCCCGCCGCGTCGCCGCCCGCCGCGTCGCCGCCCGCCGCGTCGCCGCCCGCCGCCGCGACGACCGCCGCCGCGACGACCGCCGCCGCGACGGCCGGGGGTGCGCACGTCGTCCCCGCGTCCGCCCTCCTCGCCGTGCCGGACGCCGCGGATCCCACGCTCGCCGCCCGGACGCCCCCTTCCCCGCGCGTGCTGGAGCTCCTGCGCCACGGCCGCGGGTCGGATCCGGCCCTCCGCGGCATGCCGCCGGTCGCGCTCCTCGCCGCGCTGCCCGCCCTCGACGACGCCGAGCTCCGCCGGCTCGCGCGCACGACCCCCGACCTGCTCCACGACCTGGTGCGCCTGCCGCCGACGGCCTCCACCGTCCGGGCGTGGTGGGACGCGCTCGCCCCCGACGACCGGGACGGCCTCGCGGCCGCGGTCCCCGAGCTCGTGGGGAACCTCGAGGGCCTGCCCGTCGACGTCCGGGACGCCGCGAACCGCCGCCACCTCGCCGAGCGCGGACGCCACCTGCACGCGACCGCCCGGTCGACCCCCGGCCGCGGCGCCCAGCAGGCGATCGGGCGCGACCTGCGGCTGCTCGCCGAGGTCCGCGCCGCGCTCGAGCCCGGTGCCGGACCGGATCGCGCGCTGCTCGCGCTCGACACGCGCTGGCCGGGACGCGCGGCGGTCGTCACGGGCGACCTCCAGGCCGCGGCGTACGTCGACGTCGTGGTGCCCGGCATGCTCTACGGCGTCTCCGAGCGGCTCGTCGACTGGACGGAGGTGGCGGCCCGGCTGCAGGACCAGCAGACGCGGCTGCTCGGCGGGCCGGGCCGGGCCGGCGGCGTCGCGACGATCGCGTGGCTCGGCTACCGCACGCCCGACCTCACGGGCATCGGATCGCTCGCCCTGGCCGAGGAGGGCGCCGTGCGCCTGGAGGCCGCCATCCAGGGCATCCGCGGGATGCGCCCCGACGCGCCGCCGCACGTCACGGTGATCGCCCACTCGTACGGGTCGACGGCCGCGCTGATCGCGCTGTCGAGCGGCCGGGCGTCGGCGGACGCCCTCGCCCTGGTCGGCTCGCCGGGCGGCGTCGTCCGCGACGTGTCCGAGCTGAGCGTGCCGGCCGACCGGGTGTACGTGGGGGAGGCGCCGTGGGATCCGGTGGTGGGCTCGTCCTGGTTCGGCACCGACCCCGGCAGCCCGGGCTTCGGGGCGCGGCCGTTCGGGGTCCGCGGCACGGGCGCCGCGTCCGGCGTGTCGGCCGACGGGGCCCTCGCGGGCGTCGCCGGCCACAACGGCTACTTCGACCGGGGGACGGAGTCCTTCCGCAACCTCGCGCTCATCGGGATCGACCGCCCGGTGCTCGACGCCGTCGCGACGGATGCGAGCGGGCGGGAGGGCCCGCGGTAG
- a CDS encoding META domain-containing protein, whose product MPTAARIPSARRSAARRAAVAASAVALALVPLAGCAPVSDVRGNWHLVDARDSGGQLAIGDALITMRVGGGEVSGRGPCNDYSGPIRDQGEGMLAAVTPGALPCEDDGVEAEYLRDLAEVTSWRVDDGHLVASGDDGVRLEYAERSRG is encoded by the coding sequence ATGCCCACCGCAGCCCGGATCCCGTCCGCCCGTCGATCCGCTGCCCGCCGCGCCGCCGTCGCGGCCTCCGCCGTCGCGCTCGCCCTCGTGCCCCTCGCCGGCTGCGCGCCCGTCAGCGACGTGCGCGGCAACTGGCACCTGGTCGACGCCCGCGACTCCGGCGGGCAGCTCGCGATCGGCGACGCGCTCATCACCATGCGGGTGGGCGGCGGCGAGGTCAGCGGGCGCGGCCCGTGCAACGACTACTCCGGCCCGATCCGCGACCAGGGCGAGGGGATGCTCGCCGCCGTCACGCCGGGGGCGCTCCCCTGCGAGGACGACGGCGTGGAGGCGGAGTACCTCCGCGACCTCGCGGAGGTCACCTCCTGGCGCGTGGACGACGGCCACCTCGTCGCGTCCGGCGACGACGGCGTGCGGCTCGAGTACGCCGAGCGCAGCCGGGGCTGA
- the gatC gene encoding Asp-tRNA(Asn)/Glu-tRNA(Gln) amidotransferase subunit GatC, which translates to MSDTRPEPDDATGGVETPRASTPAEQISREQVQHLAGLARIRLSDEEIDTLTTELGLIVESVAKVTAVAGPDVPATSHPIPLVNVYRPDVPGVTLTTEQALQGAPEHDGSRFKVSAILGEEQ; encoded by the coding sequence ATGTCCGACACCCGGCCCGAGCCCGACGACGCGACCGGCGGGGTGGAGACCCCCCGGGCGTCGACCCCCGCGGAGCAGATCAGCCGGGAGCAGGTGCAGCACCTCGCCGGCCTCGCGCGCATCCGCCTGAGCGACGAGGAGATCGACACGCTCACCACCGAGCTCGGCCTCATCGTCGAGTCGGTCGCGAAGGTGACCGCGGTCGCGGGTCCCGACGTGCCCGCCACCAGCCACCCGATCCCGCTGGTCAACGTGTACCGCCCCGACGTCCCGGGCGTGACCCTGACCACGGAGCAGGCCCTCCAGGGCGCGCCCGAGCACGACGGATCCCGCTTCAAGGTGTCCGCGATCCTCGGCGAAGAGCAGTAG
- the gatA gene encoding Asp-tRNA(Asn)/Glu-tRNA(Gln) amidotransferase subunit GatA, with product MTDDLTRLSASALADRLASGDVSSVDAVRAHLDRIDHVDGDVHAFLHVSGERALGRAAEIDAQRAEGAALGPLAGVPIAIKDVLCTIDMPSTAGSRMLEGWTPPYDATVVQRLRAAGLVPLGKTNMDEFAMGSSTEHSAFGATHNPWDLDRIPGGSGGGSAAAVAAFEAPVALGSDTGGSIRQPAAVTGSVGVKPTYGGVSRYGAIALASSLDQVGPVSRTVLDSALVHDVIGGHDPRDSTSLTDAWPSFADAARAGQREGALKGVRVGVVEQLDGEGFQAGVTQRFREALALLEEAGAEIVEVSAPNFEHAIAAYYLILPAEASSNLAKFDSVRFGLRVNPPGGGTVEDVMAATREAGFGPEVKRRIILGTYALSAGYYDAYYGSAQRVRTLIQRDFDAAFQQVDVLVTPSAPTTAFTLGEKLDDPLAMYLNDLTTIPANLAGVPGIGLPIGLAPEDGLPVGIQFMAPAREDARLYTVGAALEQILERQWGGPLLAQAPELARAARRTTDGDTH from the coding sequence ATGACCGACGACCTCACGCGCCTCAGCGCGTCCGCCCTCGCCGACCGCCTCGCGTCCGGCGACGTCTCCAGCGTCGACGCGGTGCGCGCGCACCTCGACCGCATCGACCACGTCGACGGCGACGTCCACGCGTTCCTCCACGTCTCCGGGGAGCGCGCGCTCGGGCGCGCCGCCGAGATCGACGCGCAGCGCGCCGAGGGCGCCGCGCTCGGGCCGCTCGCGGGCGTGCCCATCGCCATCAAGGACGTGCTCTGCACCATCGACATGCCCTCCACCGCGGGCTCGCGCATGCTCGAGGGCTGGACGCCGCCCTACGACGCCACCGTCGTCCAGCGCCTCCGCGCCGCGGGCCTCGTGCCGCTCGGCAAGACCAACATGGACGAGTTCGCGATGGGCTCCTCCACCGAGCACTCCGCGTTCGGCGCCACGCACAACCCGTGGGACCTCGACCGGATCCCCGGCGGGTCGGGCGGCGGATCCGCGGCCGCGGTCGCCGCGTTCGAGGCGCCCGTCGCGCTCGGCTCCGACACCGGCGGGTCCATCCGCCAGCCGGCCGCCGTCACCGGATCCGTCGGCGTCAAGCCCACCTACGGCGGCGTGAGCCGCTACGGCGCCATCGCGCTCGCCTCCAGCCTCGACCAGGTCGGCCCCGTCTCCCGCACGGTGCTCGACTCGGCGCTCGTGCACGACGTCATCGGCGGGCACGACCCGCGGGACTCCACGTCGCTCACGGACGCGTGGCCGTCCTTCGCGGATGCCGCCCGCGCCGGGCAGCGCGAGGGCGCCCTGAAGGGCGTCCGCGTCGGCGTCGTGGAGCAGCTCGACGGCGAGGGCTTCCAGGCCGGCGTCACGCAGCGCTTCCGCGAGGCGCTCGCGCTCCTCGAGGAGGCCGGCGCCGAGATCGTCGAGGTGTCCGCCCCGAACTTCGAGCACGCCATCGCCGCGTACTACCTGATCCTCCCCGCGGAGGCGTCGAGCAACCTCGCGAAGTTCGACTCGGTGCGCTTCGGTCTCCGCGTGAACCCGCCCGGCGGCGGCACCGTCGAGGACGTCATGGCGGCCACCCGCGAGGCCGGCTTCGGCCCCGAGGTCAAGCGCCGCATCATCCTCGGCACCTACGCCCTGAGCGCCGGCTACTACGACGCCTACTACGGGAGCGCGCAGCGGGTCCGCACGCTCATCCAGCGCGACTTCGACGCCGCGTTCCAGCAGGTCGACGTGCTGGTCACCCCGTCGGCGCCCACCACGGCGTTCACGCTCGGCGAGAAGCTCGATGACCCGCTGGCGATGTACCTCAACGACCTCACGACGATCCCCGCGAACCTCGCGGGCGTCCCCGGCATCGGCCTCCCCATCGGGCTCGCGCCCGAGGACGGCCTGCCCGTCGGGATCCAGTTCATGGCGCCCGCCCGCGAGGACGCGCGCCTCTACACGGTCGGCGCCGCGCTCGAGCAGATCCTCGAGCGGCAGTGGGGCGGGCCCCTGCTCGCCCAGGCACCCGAGCTCGCGCGCGCCGCGCGCCGCACCACGGACGGAGACACGCACTGA
- the gatB gene encoding Asp-tRNA(Asn)/Glu-tRNA(Gln) amidotransferase subunit GatB, whose translation MAKAELMDYDKAIEMFEPVLGFEVHVELNTRTKMFSDAPNFFGGEPNTNITPVDLGLPGSLPVVNEQAVKHSISLGLALGCSIAESSRFARKNYFYPDLAKNYQISQFDEPIAYRGSVEVEMPDGRIVTVPIERAHMEEDAGKLTHVGGATGRIQGADHSLVDYNRAGVPLVEIVTDIIYGAEGEAPELAKAYVSTIRDIVVALGISDAKMERGNLRCDANISLSPRGSGKLGTRTETKNVNSLRSVERAIRYEIQRQAAILAAGGTITQETRHWHEDTGRTSAGRPKSDADDYRYFPEPDLLPVQPSAELIEELRAALPEAPAIRRRRLKAEWGFTDLEFQDVVNSGLLTELVGTVEAGAAPQAARKWWTGEIARIANARGVDAATLITPEQVASVVELVEAGTLTNRLARDVIEGVIDGEGTAQEVVDARGLAVVSDDGPLIQAIDEALQAQPDVLAKIRDGKVQAAGAVIGAVMKAMRGQADAARVRELVLERAQAS comes from the coding sequence ATGGCCAAGGCCGAGCTGATGGACTACGACAAGGCCATCGAGATGTTCGAGCCCGTGCTCGGGTTCGAGGTGCACGTGGAGCTGAACACGCGCACGAAGATGTTCTCCGACGCCCCGAACTTCTTCGGCGGCGAGCCCAACACCAACATCACGCCGGTCGACCTGGGTCTCCCGGGCTCGCTGCCCGTGGTGAACGAGCAGGCCGTGAAGCACTCGATCAGCCTCGGGCTCGCGCTCGGCTGCTCGATCGCGGAGAGCTCGCGCTTCGCCCGGAAGAACTACTTCTACCCGGACCTCGCGAAGAACTACCAGATCAGCCAGTTCGACGAGCCCATCGCCTACCGTGGCTCCGTCGAGGTCGAGATGCCCGACGGCCGCATCGTCACGGTGCCCATCGAGCGCGCGCACATGGAGGAGGACGCCGGGAAGCTCACGCACGTGGGCGGCGCGACGGGCCGCATCCAGGGCGCCGACCACTCGCTGGTCGACTACAACCGCGCGGGCGTGCCGCTCGTGGAGATCGTCACGGACATCATCTACGGCGCGGAGGGCGAGGCGCCCGAGCTCGCGAAGGCGTACGTGTCGACCATCCGCGACATCGTCGTGGCGCTCGGCATCTCCGACGCGAAGATGGAGCGCGGCAACCTCCGCTGCGACGCGAACATCTCGCTGAGCCCGCGCGGATCCGGCAAGCTCGGCACCCGCACGGAGACGAAGAACGTCAACTCGCTCCGCAGCGTCGAGCGCGCCATCCGCTACGAGATCCAGCGGCAGGCGGCGATCCTCGCGGCCGGCGGCACCATCACGCAGGAGACGCGGCACTGGCACGAGGACACCGGCCGCACGTCGGCCGGCCGCCCGAAGAGCGACGCCGACGACTACCGCTACTTCCCGGAGCCCGACCTGCTGCCCGTGCAGCCGAGCGCCGAGCTGATCGAGGAGCTGCGGGCCGCCCTGCCCGAGGCGCCCGCGATCCGCCGCCGCCGGCTCAAGGCCGAGTGGGGCTTCACCGACCTCGAGTTCCAGGACGTCGTGAACTCCGGGCTGCTCACCGAGCTCGTCGGGACGGTCGAGGCCGGCGCCGCGCCCCAGGCCGCGCGCAAGTGGTGGACGGGCGAGATCGCCCGCATCGCCAACGCGCGCGGGGTGGACGCGGCGACGCTCATCACGCCGGAGCAGGTCGCGTCCGTCGTCGAGCTCGTGGAGGCCGGCACGCTCACGAACCGCCTCGCGCGCGACGTGATCGAGGGCGTCATCGACGGCGAGGGCACGGCCCAGGAGGTCGTGGACGCCCGCGGCCTCGCGGTCGTGTCCGACGACGGCCCGCTCATCCAGGCCATCGACGAGGCGCTGCAGGCGCAGCCCGACGTGCTCGCCAAGATCCGCGACGGCAAGGTGCAGGCCGCCGGGGCCGTCATCGGCGCCGTGATGAAGGCCATGCGCGGCCAGGCGGACGCGGCCCGCGTCCGCGAGCTCGTGCTGGAGCGCGCGCAGGCCTCGTGA